Proteins co-encoded in one Astyanax mexicanus isolate ESR-SI-001 chromosome 1, AstMex3_surface, whole genome shotgun sequence genomic window:
- the phex gene encoding phosphate-regulating neutral endopeptidase PHEX encodes MEMEILSGRGTKQSAAPTTLMKAALTASVCLCLALLITVIAVSQKSSNEEFCLTPECIEAAGSILKKMDITAQPCDDFYQYACGGWLKENPIPEDFSSYGIYPWLRQNVDLKLKELLEQPTTEADLEAVKKAKVLYRSCMNETALELLDAKPLLKELKKPEFRWPVLENALGFDVRWVAEKFNLLETLAQIRTQHSKSVLIRLYVSPDDKNSQRYIIKFDQASLVLSREDYSTNTTEAQANREALLRLMVDVSVMLGADAKTAEAQMKSALSFEMKLAKIMIPFENRTSENMYNKYSLSKLQRTIPEFNWLSFVRATIDSKLYPDLSISSSESVIVRAPQYMKDLIKLLNATDSRTVANYVVWRSVLSRVTTLSRRFLYRYLDFARVTTGTTSLTPRWDKCVNYVEGTLMYVTGRLFVDKHFQEDKKHMMEELVEGIRWAFIDMLEKENDWMDAETKKKAVEKAHAVLAKVGYPEFILNDTYINEDIKRLSFSEKDYFGNVMQTLQFVAQADIGWLRKSVPRTEWFTSPTTVNAFYSSSTNQIRFPAGELQKPFFWGLDYPRSLSYGAIGVIVGHELTHGFDNNGRKYDKDGNLGQWWSNASVTSFTDKTQCMINQYNNYHWKEAGLNVRGNRTLAENIADNGGMREAFRAYRRWIEKERSGVEEPSLPGISLTNNQLFFISYAHVRCNSYRPEAARDQVLNGAHSPPKYRVIGAMSNYEEFRKAFSCPETSIMNRGAGSCRVW; translated from the exons ATGGAGATGGAGATACTAAGCGGAAGGGGCACCAAGCAGAGTGCGGCCCCCACGACCCTCATGAAAGCGGCCCTCACGgcgtctgtgtgtctctgtctagCTCTGCTGATCACTGTCATTGCAG TCTCACAGAAATCAAGCAATGAAGAATTCTGCCTGACACCAGAGTGCATTGAAGCAG CTGGATCCATCCTCAAGAAGATGGACATCACTGCCCAACCCTGTGATGACTTCTACCAGTATGCATGTGGAGGCTGGCTGAAGGAGAACCCCATTCCAGAAGATTTCTCCAGTTACGGGATCTATCCCTGGCTCAGACAGAATGTGGACCTCAAGCTAAAAG agctGCTGGAACAGCCGACTACAGAAGCAGACCTAGAGGCTGTGAAGAAGGCCAAGGTGCTCTACCGTTCCTGCATGAACGAAA CTGCTCTGGAGCTGCTGGACGCTAAGCCGCTGCTGAAAGAGCTGAAGAAGCCTGAGTTCCGCTGGCCAGTTCTGGAAAATGCACTGGGCTTTGATGTGCGATGGGTCGCAGAAAAGTTCAACCTGTTGGAGACACTGGCCCAGATCCGCACCCAGCACAGCAAATCCGTCCTGATCCGTCTGTATGTGTCTCCGGACGACAAGAACTCACAGCGATACATCATTAAG TTTGATCAGGCGTCCTTGGTTTTGTCCAGAGAGGATTACAGCACCAACACCACTGAGGCGCAGGCT AACCGAGAGGCTCTTCTGAGGCTTATGGTGGATGTGTCCGTCATGCTGGGAGCCGACGCAAAGACTGCTGAAGCCCAGATGAAGTCAGCGCTTAGCTTCGAGATGAAACTTGCTAAG ATAATGATCCCCTTTGAGAACCGGACCAGTGAAAACATGTATAACAAATACAGCCTGTCTAAACTGCAGCGCACAATCCCAGAG tttAACTGGCTGAGTTTTGTTAGAGCAACGATCGACTCTAAGCTGTATCCAGATTTGTCCATCTCTTCCTCGGAGAGCGTTATAGTGCGTGCTCCTCAGTACATGAAGGACCTCATTAAGCTCCTCAATGCCACTGACAGCAG AACAGTGGCCAACTATGTGGTGTGGAGGTCAGTCCTGTCTAGAGTCACCACGCTTAGCAGACGCTTCCTCTACAGATACCTGGACTTTGCTAGA GTCACAACAGGAACCACCTCCCTCACGCCTCGCTGGGATAAGTGTGTGAATTACGTGGAGGGAACACTTATGTACGTCACCGGACGCCTGTTTGTTGATAAGCACTTTCAGGAGGACAAGAAACACATG ATGGAGGAGCTGGTGGAGGGCATTCGGTGGGCCTTCATTGACATGCTGGAGAAAGAGAACGACTGGATGGATGCAGAAACTAAGAAAAAAGCAGTAGAGAAG gcTCATGCAGTGCTGGCTAAAGTGGGCTACCCAGAATTCATTCTGAACGATACCTACATTAATGAGGACATTAAACGG CTGTCCTTCTCAGAGAAAGACTACTTTGGGAATGTGATGCAGACGCTGCAGTTTGTGGCGCAGGCAGATATCGGCTGGCTCAGGAAGAGCGTGCCTCGCACAGA GTGGTTCACCAGCCCCACGACTGTCAACGCCTTCTACAGCTCCTCCACCAATCAGATCA gATTTCCAGCAGGAGAGCTTCAGAAACCATTCTTTTGGGGATTGGACTACCCCAGATCATTAAGTTATGGGGCAATCGGTGTAATTGTTGGACATGAGCTCACTCATGGTTTTGACAACAATG GCCGGAAATATGACAAAGATGGGAATCTGGGCCAGTGGTGGAGCAACGCATCAGTCACTTCCTTCACTGACAAGACGCAGTGCATGATTAATCAATACAACAACTACCACTGGAAAGAGGCGGGACTAAAC GTCAGGGGGAACAGGACCTTGGCCGAGAACATAGCTGACAATGGTGGCATGCGAGAAGCATTCAGG GCCTACAGGAGGTGGATTGAGAAGGAAAGGTCGGGGGTAGAGGAGCCATCATTGCCAGGAATCAGTCTCACCAACAATCAACTGTTCTTCATTAGCTATGCTCAC GTGCGCTGTAATTCCTACAGACCAGAGGCGGCCAGAGACCAGGTTCTGAACGGGGCTCACAGCCCTCCAAAGTACAG ggttattggggcgaTGAGTAACTACGAGGAGTTCCGCAAAGCCTTCAGCTGCCCCGAGACGTCCATCATGAACAGGGGGGCGGGGTCCTGCCGGGTGTGGTAG